The following coding sequences are from one uncultured Desulfobacter sp. window:
- a CDS encoding two-CW domain-containing protein produces MLSNEFKILRSRLDRTQKEMAQLLGVSVKAIHSYEQGWRKIPGHVERQVYFLISRALEPTGKKKKCWDLLKCPKDQMSRCPAYEFQSGDMCWFVNGTRCGGKIHDSWEKKMAECRSCDVFIRMFDNIQGVKKNESGG; encoded by the coding sequence ATGCTCAGCAATGAATTCAAAATACTCAGATCCCGTCTGGACCGTACCCAAAAGGAGATGGCCCAGCTTTTGGGGGTATCCGTTAAAGCAATACACAGCTATGAACAGGGGTGGCGAAAGATTCCCGGCCATGTGGAGCGGCAGGTCTACTTTTTGATCTCCCGTGCCCTGGAGCCAACCGGCAAGAAAAAAAAGTGCTGGGATCTTTTGAAGTGCCCCAAAGATCAGATGAGCCGTTGTCCGGCCTATGAATTTCAGTCCGGAGATATGTGCTGGTTTGTCAACGGTACCCGGTGCGGGGGCAAAATCCATGACTCCTGGGAGAAGAAAATGGCCGAGTGTCGAAGCTGTGATGTATTTATACGGATGTTTGATAATATACAGGGCGTGAAGAAAAATGAGTCCGGCGGATAA
- a CDS encoding SurA N-terminal domain-containing protein, translating into MLRYLRENTGNWIIKFFLGIIIIVFVFLGVGSMNANKRNQVARVNDQTITFAEYRDAYQRMIQRLQQQFGNALNDDLIKSMNVKQYAVDGLIDQKILEIEARKLEIVVTDEELKQSLLSIKAFQKDGVFDMDLYKRVLAQNGMSPETFEAAQRNTIRNSKLQRMVANGITVGDQEAQAWYSFNNTKVGIDYVVIDPDSFSDILAEEDQIRAQYDAHHDLYMSEPKRKVAFLVFAPKDFENQVKIDDASVRDFYDQNQAQFTTPEQVEASHILIRVDENADGQTVAKAKEEAMSVYEKAVNSVDFAELAKAYSQGPSAASGGYLGRFGRNSMVKPFADAAFAMKPGDVSQPVRTRFGWHIIKVTDKTPETVTPFETAKIQIQKELAASQLQDLAYNKAEEAYDAVLDGDAFEQVALVAAKQTVTTPAFTALGTELKGLNISDPGTFAATAFSLVDNEISEVKKIGNDYYLMQVSEKIEPTLRAYDDVKSEIAVTLTADMKKQAAKKAAESMLEKAGDDPSLEKIAGDSRLTVESSGMFTRNEPVPGITGSEPIAQAAFTLDEKKPVYGQALEVSGKFYIIGLRDKQAPDATAVAENLDKVKTQLEARKQQDYYAQWLAARKEKAEIRINTDIIN; encoded by the coding sequence ATGCTGCGTTATCTTCGGGAAAATACGGGAAATTGGATTATCAAGTTTTTTCTGGGTATCATTATTATTGTGTTTGTATTTTTAGGCGTCGGCAGTATGAACGCCAACAAGCGCAACCAGGTGGCCAGAGTCAATGATCAGACTATTACGTTTGCAGAATACCGCGATGCGTATCAGCGTATGATTCAGCGTCTTCAACAGCAGTTCGGAAACGCCTTGAATGATGACTTGATAAAATCAATGAATGTTAAGCAGTATGCCGTGGACGGTTTGATTGATCAAAAAATTCTGGAGATTGAGGCCCGGAAGTTAGAAATTGTGGTGACCGACGAGGAGCTTAAACAAAGTCTGCTGTCCATCAAGGCATTTCAAAAGGACGGTGTGTTTGATATGGATCTGTACAAGCGTGTGCTTGCCCAGAACGGTATGAGCCCTGAAACCTTTGAAGCGGCACAGCGCAACACCATCAGAAACTCCAAACTCCAGCGCATGGTGGCCAATGGTATCACTGTAGGTGATCAAGAAGCCCAGGCCTGGTATTCATTTAACAATACAAAGGTTGGTATTGACTATGTTGTAATTGATCCGGACTCATTTTCTGATATTTTGGCAGAAGAAGACCAGATTCGTGCGCAGTATGACGCACATCATGACCTGTACATGTCCGAGCCCAAACGTAAAGTGGCATTCCTTGTATTTGCACCAAAGGACTTTGAAAATCAGGTTAAGATTGATGACGCTTCTGTTCGCGATTTTTATGATCAAAATCAGGCGCAATTTACCACACCCGAGCAGGTTGAAGCCAGTCATATCCTGATCAGGGTGGATGAAAATGCAGATGGGCAGACCGTGGCCAAGGCAAAAGAAGAGGCGATGAGCGTTTATGAAAAAGCTGTCAATTCCGTAGATTTTGCTGAGCTTGCCAAGGCATATTCCCAGGGGCCGTCTGCCGCAAGCGGTGGGTATCTGGGACGGTTTGGCAGGAATAGCATGGTAAAACCCTTTGCGGATGCCGCATTTGCCATGAAACCAGGTGATGTCTCACAACCTGTCAGAACCCGTTTCGGCTGGCACATCATTAAGGTAACGGATAAAACGCCTGAAACCGTGACGCCTTTTGAGACTGCCAAAATACAGATTCAAAAGGAGCTTGCGGCAAGTCAGCTACAGGATTTAGCATATAATAAAGCTGAAGAAGCCTACGATGCCGTGCTTGACGGAGACGCCTTTGAACAGGTGGCCCTGGTTGCAGCCAAGCAGACTGTAACGACACCTGCTTTTACGGCCTTGGGAACAGAACTTAAAGGGCTGAACATTTCAGATCCCGGTACGTTCGCTGCCACTGCTTTTTCCCTGGTTGATAATGAAATCAGTGAAGTCAAGAAAATCGGCAATGATTATTACCTGATGCAGGTGTCTGAAAAAATAGAGCCGACGCTGCGTGCCTATGACGATGTGAAAAGTGAAATTGCCGTTACATTAACGGCCGATATGAAAAAGCAGGCCGCAAAGAAAGCTGCGGAATCAATGCTTGAAAAAGCAGGCGATGATCCAAGTCTTGAAAAAATAGCAGGTGACAGCCGGCTTACGGTTGAATCCAGCGGGATGTTCACCCGCAATGAACCGGTTCCCGGTATCACCGGATCCGAGCCGATTGCACAAGCAGCCTTTACGCTTGATGAAAAAAAGCCTGTCTATGGTCAAGCGCTTGAGGTTTCAGGGAAATTTTATATTATTGGATTAAGGGATAAGCAGGCGCCTGATGCAACTGCCGTTGCGGAAAACCTTGACAAGGTTAAAACCCAAC
- the aspA gene encoding aspartate ammonia-lyase, producing MGIKQNIIRLAAKSTGINEADLAFFFNEGREQAYRPNEWIFHESTPRGWAGIIMEGELELVRGLHGTSRKVGSITKGYMLSESAFLGDASHVNGAFTRNGVKVWQVSRERIDRLRETDPDVFYRIVSRIAVGINRRMRVLSDQLFENKKTDHLAANGFRLEYDSLGARDVSNDVYYGVQTQRAMENFAISGQHLNNFEHMVEALAMVKKAAAIANHELGRIDQTKMEAITRACDEILFGKLHDQFTVDMFQGGAGTSTNMNANEVIANRGLEIMGHNKGEYQFLHPNDHVNCSQSTNDAYPTAIKLAVLLSKKNLVRAMEELRNCLEHKAEEFKDVLKMGRTENQDAVPMTLGQEFSAYAVMIDSAINSIIQAAEAFRDVNMGATAIGTGINSPPGYADLVVERLTEVSGFQLRRAKNLVEATQNAGIFVHMSANLKLAAVQISKICNDLRWLSSGPRCGLNEINLPPMQPGSSIMPGKVNPVIPELMNQICYQVMGYDTVVSMAAESSELELCMAEPIIAFDLLHGMMILKNGCITLVARCISGIEANRDVCQSYVQTSIGLVTALVPLIGYEQSAAIAKEALKTGGSVYDLVLNKGLLTRAQLDEMLRPENMTDPRVITGRTDAY from the coding sequence ATGGGCATAAAACAAAATATTATCAGGCTGGCCGCAAAATCCACCGGTATCAACGAAGCGGATCTGGCATTTTTTTTTAACGAAGGCCGGGAACAGGCCTACCGCCCCAACGAATGGATATTCCATGAATCCACGCCCCGCGGATGGGCCGGCATCATCATGGAAGGAGAACTGGAACTGGTGCGCGGACTGCATGGCACCTCCCGCAAGGTGGGGTCCATCACCAAAGGATACATGCTCAGTGAAAGTGCCTTTCTTGGAGACGCATCACACGTGAATGGTGCCTTTACCCGAAATGGAGTGAAGGTCTGGCAGGTATCACGGGAGAGAATTGATCGGCTCAGGGAAACCGATCCCGATGTATTTTACAGGATCGTCTCCCGGATTGCCGTAGGCATCAACCGGCGCATGCGCGTACTTTCCGATCAGCTTTTTGAAAACAAAAAAACAGATCACCTGGCCGCAAACGGATTTCGCCTGGAATATGACTCTTTAGGCGCACGGGACGTTTCCAATGACGTATATTACGGCGTGCAGACCCAGCGCGCCATGGAAAATTTTGCCATTTCCGGCCAACATCTCAACAATTTTGAGCACATGGTCGAAGCACTGGCCATGGTCAAAAAGGCGGCGGCCATTGCCAATCATGAACTGGGCCGGATTGATCAAACCAAAATGGAGGCCATCACCCGGGCCTGTGATGAAATTCTTTTTGGCAAACTGCACGACCAGTTCACCGTTGATATGTTCCAGGGGGGCGCCGGCACCTCCACCAATATGAACGCCAACGAGGTGATTGCCAATCGCGGCCTGGAGATCATGGGGCACAATAAAGGCGAGTACCAATTCCTGCACCCCAACGACCATGTGAACTGCTCCCAGTCCACCAATGACGCTTACCCCACGGCAATAAAGCTGGCCGTGCTTTTGTCAAAAAAGAATCTGGTGCGGGCCATGGAAGAGCTGCGCAATTGCTTGGAGCATAAAGCTGAAGAATTTAAAGACGTGCTCAAGATGGGACGCACCGAAAACCAGGATGCCGTCCCCATGACCCTGGGACAGGAATTCAGCGCCTATGCAGTCATGATTGACAGCGCCATCAATTCCATCATCCAGGCGGCTGAAGCATTTCGGGATGTGAACATGGGGGCGACAGCCATCGGCACCGGCATAAACAGTCCCCCGGGGTATGCCGACCTGGTTGTGGAGCGGCTCACGGAGGTCAGCGGGTTTCAGTTGAGAAGGGCCAAAAACCTGGTGGAGGCCACCCAGAATGCAGGTATCTTTGTTCACATGTCCGCCAACCTCAAACTTGCAGCGGTTCAGATTTCAAAAATATGTAATGACCTTCGCTGGCTCTCTTCGGGGCCGCGTTGCGGTCTGAATGAAATTAATCTGCCGCCCATGCAGCCCGGCTCTTCCATTATGCCGGGCAAGGTCAATCCGGTGATCCCGGAACTGATGAACCAGATCTGTTATCAGGTCATGGGATACGACACGGTGGTCTCCATGGCGGCAGAATCCAGTGAACTGGAACTGTGCATGGCCGAACCGATCATTGCCTTTGATCTGCTGCACGGCATGATGATCCTTAAAAACGGCTGCATCACACTGGTTGCAAGGTGCATCAGCGGCATTGAAGCCAACCGGGATGTGTGCCAAAGCTATGTCCAGACCAGCATCGGCCTGGTCACCGCCCTGGTGCCGTTAATCGGCTATGAACAGTCTGCGGCCATTGCAAAGGAAGCGCTCAAAACAGGCGGGAGCGTATATGATCTGGTGCTCAACAAAGGACTGCTGACCCGGGCGCAGCTTGATGAGATGCTGCGCCCGGAAAACATGACCGACCCCAGGGTGATCACTGGTCGAACAGACGCGTACTGA
- a CDS encoding response regulator transcription factor, translating to MRLLLVEDDEKIAGFVEKGLKSSGFAVDVARTGPEGLDMALGADFDTLIIDIMLPGMDGFALIEKLRAKGKNTPIIVLSARGRVGDRVKGLEAGADDYLTKPFSFSELLARVQALIRRAGNSTEPVSLSYGDLSVDIVKRQVKRGDDVIDLQPLEFSLLEYLVRNRERVVSKTMIMEHVWNYNFDPMTNVVEARICRLRDKIDKGYASKLIHTVRGAGYVLKADDA from the coding sequence ATGAGACTGCTTTTGGTTGAAGATGATGAAAAAATAGCCGGGTTTGTTGAAAAGGGACTGAAGTCTTCGGGATTTGCTGTGGATGTCGCCCGTACGGGGCCGGAGGGACTTGATATGGCCTTGGGGGCGGATTTTGATACTCTGATTATTGATATCATGCTGCCGGGCATGGATGGATTTGCCCTTATAGAAAAATTGCGGGCCAAAGGTAAAAATACCCCCATTATCGTCCTGAGCGCCCGGGGCAGGGTGGGGGACCGGGTCAAAGGTCTGGAGGCCGGCGCCGATGACTATTTGACCAAGCCCTTCTCTTTTTCAGAGCTGCTGGCCAGGGTTCAGGCGCTGATTCGGCGGGCCGGCAACAGCACTGAACCTGTCTCCCTCTCCTATGGAGATTTAAGTGTGGATATCGTCAAACGCCAGGTCAAAAGAGGGGATGATGTCATTGACTTGCAGCCCCTGGAATTTTCCCTGCTGGAATATCTGGTGCGCAACCGGGAGCGGGTAGTCTCCAAAACCATGATCATGGAACATGTGTGGAATTATAATTTTGACCCCATGACCAACGTGGTGGAAGCCCGGATCTGTCGGTTGCGTGATAAGATTGACAAAGGGTACGCAAGCAAGCTTATTCATACGGTCCGGGGGGCCGGTTATGTATTAAAGGCTGACGATGCCTGA
- a CDS encoding secondary thiamine-phosphate synthase enzyme YjbQ, translating to MKHYRKELWFEVPGRRAFINITPDIEQCLAQSGIQNGLLLCNAMHITASVFINDDESGLHHDYDLWLEKLAPHAPVEQYRHNVGEDNADAHMKRQIMGREVVVAVTDGRLDFGTWEQVFYGEFDGRRRKRVLVKIIGE from the coding sequence ATGAAACACTATAGAAAAGAGCTCTGGTTTGAGGTGCCCGGTCGCCGGGCATTTATCAATATTACCCCTGACATCGAACAATGCCTTGCCCAAAGCGGTATTCAAAACGGGCTGTTGTTGTGCAATGCCATGCACATTACTGCCTCTGTTTTTATCAATGATGACGAGTCAGGGCTTCACCATGACTATGATCTCTGGCTTGAGAAACTGGCCCCCCATGCGCCTGTGGAGCAGTACCGGCATAATGTGGGTGAAGACAATGCCGATGCGCATATGAAACGGCAGATCATGGGGCGGGAAGTGGTGGTGGCCGTGACCGACGGCCGGCTTGATTTCGGCACCTGGGAACAGGTTTTTTACGGTGAGTTTGACGGGCGCCGAAGAAAACGGGTGCTGGTAAAGATTATTGGAGAATAG
- a CDS encoding glutaredoxin domain-containing protein — MLTVYGAQWCPHCTQTVSYLEKKNIEFKYVDIESAPDDVVQKVIEVNGGDDWVIPTLENDGKWRPGKVFNAREIDNDLKTLGVKLD, encoded by the coding sequence ATGTTGACCGTTTACGGGGCCCAATGGTGTCCCCATTGTACACAGACCGTTTCCTATCTGGAAAAGAAAAATATTGAATTTAAGTATGTTGACATTGAGTCGGCACCCGATGATGTGGTGCAAAAGGTCATTGAAGTTAACGGTGGTGACGACTGGGTGATCCCTACACTTGAAAACGATGGGAAATGGCGGCCTGGTAAGGTTTTCAATGCGCGTGAAATAGACAACGACCTGAAGACCCTGGGTGTCAAGCTGGACTGA
- a CDS encoding Do family serine endopeptidase: MRPVDKKITTLAACLMIFGLLAFPALSGAKTRMVPANFSELAQQAKPGVVNIQTVKTIKGGGRVFRHFFGSPFGNQPGLDDFFGGIPRNRRERSLGSGFIIDKAGYIVTNNHVIKDADQIKVILHDDQEYDARIIGADPVTDLALIKIDAKGLKPLEFGSSKNAEVGSWVVAIGSPFGLEQTVTAGIVSAKGRIIGSGPYDDYIQTDASINPGNSGGPLLNMDGEVVGINTAIIKSGQGIGFAIPSDLATSIIDQLKDSKRVSRGWLGVSIQDVSKEMSEYYNLDPDEGVYVAKAYEDNPAYEAGIRQGDVIISIGGVKISSSRELTMTIANLRVGSKVNIEVIRQGKNKTFTVKLGERPDDLKGSQFGEELNTFDDLGFMFKTLNKDLADQLGYPSSVKGLVVTRIDPNSKAAMSGVRTGDLLVEINHKKINSVGDYTGAMHKVEKGQNVYMVFMRGAGQKFVVRFEK, from the coding sequence ATGAGACCTGTGGATAAAAAAATTACAACGCTTGCTGCATGTCTGATGATCTTTGGCCTTTTGGCCTTCCCGGCACTGTCGGGTGCGAAAACCCGGATGGTTCCGGCAAATTTTTCAGAGCTGGCACAACAGGCCAAACCCGGCGTGGTTAATATCCAGACCGTAAAGACAATCAAAGGTGGCGGCCGGGTGTTTCGGCACTTTTTTGGTTCGCCGTTCGGGAACCAGCCCGGGTTGGATGATTTTTTTGGGGGTATCCCGAGAAATCGCAGGGAAAGAAGTCTTGGGTCCGGTTTTATCATTGATAAAGCCGGATACATTGTCACCAATAACCATGTGATTAAAGATGCGGATCAGATCAAGGTTATCCTCCATGATGACCAGGAGTATGATGCCCGGATCATCGGTGCGGACCCGGTAACGGATCTTGCTTTGATAAAAATTGATGCCAAAGGTCTTAAACCCTTGGAATTCGGATCTTCCAAGAATGCAGAGGTCGGTTCCTGGGTTGTGGCCATTGGGTCTCCCTTTGGGCTTGAGCAGACCGTGACCGCCGGTATCGTTTCCGCCAAGGGCCGGATCATCGGTTCGGGGCCCTATGACGATTATATCCAGACCGATGCATCCATCAATCCGGGGAACTCCGGTGGACCGTTGCTGAATATGGACGGCGAAGTGGTCGGCATCAATACCGCCATTATTAAATCGGGTCAGGGGATTGGGTTTGCCATTCCTTCGGATCTTGCCACCAGTATTATTGACCAGCTTAAGGATTCCAAGCGTGTCTCCAGAGGTTGGCTGGGGGTGTCCATCCAGGATGTCAGCAAAGAGATGAGTGAATATTACAATCTGGATCCCGATGAAGGTGTCTATGTGGCAAAAGCCTATGAGGATAATCCTGCCTACGAGGCTGGCATCCGGCAGGGGGATGTGATCATCAGCATTGGCGGCGTAAAAATCAGTTCATCAAGGGAATTGACCATGACCATTGCCAATCTACGGGTGGGGTCCAAGGTGAATATTGAGGTCATTCGCCAGGGAAAAAATAAAACATTTACGGTTAAGCTGGGTGAACGCCCGGATGACTTAAAAGGGTCCCAGTTTGGAGAAGAGCTGAATACCTTTGATGACTTAGGGTTTATGTTCAAAACGCTGAACAAGGATTTAGCCGATCAGCTTGGTTATCCTTCGTCTGTTAAGGGGCTTGTTGTGACCCGGATTGATCCGAACTCCAAGGCGGCAATGTCCGGCGTGAGAACAGGGGATCTGCTAGTGGAAATCAATCATAAAAAAATTAACAGTGTCGGTGACTACACCGGCGCAATGCATAAAGTAGAGAAAGGCCAGAACGTTTATATGGTATTTATGCGCGGGGCCGGCCAGAAATTCGTTGTCCGGTTTGAAAAATAG
- a CDS encoding HAMP domain-containing sensor histidine kinase codes for MPDFFRTGFFRSIAFRLTVWYAGIFSISSCVAFGLFYFLATQTIMNQVDQELMDKAGYFRTVISRGGIVGAQNLAVIEAQAAGEKQIFFRLLYPTGEVFASSSMSYWKDVRINKEMVDRLMNSRVPVFSTVHIAGQEQKARMMYTFVASNVILHTGLAMNAYSRFLTGFKKIFSISMGFVILFSAVSGMFLSREALYGVAAIRATASTITGSNLNERVPESGSRDELDLLAVTFNRMLDRISALIKSMREMSDNIAHDLKSPLTRIRGFAELALIQEAEGDIESYRTMAANTIEESDHLLAMINTMLVISRAEAGEAEFECVPVDLSAMIVDAWDLFVPLAEDKQISFTQQVTPGVWVKGDAGMLQRAFGNLIDNAIKYTPENGRVHLNLQVCGKDVVEIQVKDSGPGIDPQNRQRIFDRFFREESSRTTQGTGLGLSLAKTIIEQHAGSISVKAGENEGSIFIVSLPHRNFEII; via the coding sequence ATGCCTGACTTTTTCCGCACCGGTTTTTTCAGGAGTATCGCTTTTCGGCTCACTGTATGGTATGCCGGGATTTTTTCCATCTCATCCTGTGTGGCCTTTGGCCTGTTCTATTTTCTGGCCACCCAGACCATCATGAATCAGGTGGACCAGGAACTCATGGACAAGGCCGGCTATTTTCGAACGGTGATCAGCCGGGGCGGTATTGTGGGTGCCCAGAATCTGGCCGTCATTGAGGCCCAGGCCGCCGGGGAAAAGCAGATTTTTTTCAGGCTGCTCTATCCCACAGGAGAGGTCTTTGCTTCCTCTTCCATGTCCTACTGGAAAGATGTCCGCATCAACAAGGAGATGGTGGATCGGCTGATGAACTCCCGGGTGCCGGTATTTAGTACGGTTCACATTGCAGGTCAGGAGCAAAAGGCCAGAATGATGTATACCTTTGTGGCCTCCAATGTGATTTTGCATACCGGCCTTGCCATGAATGCCTACTCCCGTTTTTTGACGGGGTTCAAGAAAATATTTTCCATCTCCATGGGGTTTGTGATTTTGTTCTCGGCCGTTTCGGGCATGTTTTTATCACGGGAAGCCCTTTACGGTGTAGCGGCCATCCGGGCCACCGCAAGCACCATCACCGGGTCTAATCTGAACGAACGGGTGCCTGAATCCGGCAGTCGGGATGAGCTTGATCTACTGGCGGTTACCTTTAACCGGATGCTGGATCGGATTTCCGCCCTAATCAAAAGTATGCGCGAGATGTCAGATAACATTGCCCACGACCTGAAAAGTCCGCTGACCCGGATACGGGGATTTGCGGAACTTGCTTTGATCCAGGAGGCTGAAGGGGATATCGAGTCCTACCGGACCATGGCGGCCAACACCATTGAAGAATCAGACCATCTGCTGGCCATGATCAATACCATGCTGGTTATTTCCCGGGCCGAGGCCGGAGAAGCAGAATTTGAGTGTGTCCCTGTGGATTTAAGTGCCATGATCGTTGATGCCTGGGACCTGTTTGTGCCCCTGGCCGAAGACAAGCAGATTTCCTTTACCCAGCAGGTAACTCCCGGGGTATGGGTAAAGGGGGATGCCGGCATGCTCCAGCGTGCCTTTGGGAATTTGATTGACAATGCCATCAAATATACCCCTGAAAACGGCCGAGTTCATCTGAATTTGCAGGTTTGCGGCAAAGATGTGGTGGAAATTCAGGTAAAAGATTCCGGGCCCGGCATTGATCCCCAAAATCGCCAAAGGATATTTGATCGATTTTTCAGGGAAGAATCTTCGCGCACAACCCAGGGAACAGGGCTTGGGTTAAGCCTTGCCAAGACCATTATAGAACAGCATGCAGGGTCAATTTCCGTCAAGGCCGGTGAAAATGAAGGCAGTATTTTTATTGTTTCATTACCGCATCGTAATTTTGAGATCATTTAA
- the epsC gene encoding serine O-acetyltransferase EpsC, whose amino-acid sequence MSPADKNKDTCHYVDMQTRNVQRKSLPGVIDQIITTLDDPECFAHIGHEPIHFSTSVRDMIEKFRNILFPGYFSSEKMDNVNRNYYVGQEITRLFDILAKQVTHVLRHECLRYDRACLECERRGNEAAFSVIEQIPVLRKKLAADVRAAYDGDPAAKSHDEIIFSYPGLYAITVHRIAKILHQLKIPQLPRIMSELAHSLTGIDIHPGADIGERFVIDHGTGVVIGETSVIGDNVRIYQNVTIGALSLPKGAGEKLRWVKRHPTIEDDVIIYSGATVLGGDTTIGARSVVGGNVWLTRSIPPDTKIFMEEPRLIIKKSE is encoded by the coding sequence ATGAGTCCGGCGGATAAGAATAAAGATACGTGCCACTATGTAGACATGCAAACCCGGAACGTTCAAAGAAAGAGCCTGCCGGGCGTCATTGATCAAATTATCACTACACTGGATGATCCTGAATGCTTTGCACATATAGGTCATGAGCCCATTCATTTTTCCACGTCTGTCAGGGATATGATTGAAAAATTCAGAAACATCCTGTTTCCTGGATATTTTTCAAGTGAAAAGATGGACAATGTCAATCGTAATTACTATGTGGGCCAGGAGATTACACGGCTTTTTGATATCCTTGCAAAACAGGTTACCCATGTACTGCGCCATGAATGCCTGAGATACGATAGAGCGTGCCTGGAATGTGAACGCCGGGGCAATGAGGCTGCTTTTTCGGTGATCGAACAGATTCCGGTGCTGCGAAAAAAACTGGCTGCCGATGTCAGGGCAGCCTATGACGGAGATCCGGCGGCCAAAAGCCACGATGAGATTATTTTTTCTTATCCGGGTCTGTATGCCATAACGGTTCACCGGATCGCCAAAATCCTGCATCAGCTCAAGATCCCCCAGCTTCCCAGGATCATGTCGGAACTGGCCCACAGTTTGACCGGCATTGATATTCACCCGGGTGCGGACATTGGCGAGCGGTTTGTCATTGACCACGGAACGGGTGTTGTCATCGGGGAAACGTCCGTCATCGGTGACAATGTGCGCATCTACCAGAATGTCACCATCGGTGCGTTGTCCCTGCCCAAGGGGGCTGGGGAAAAACTGCGCTGGGTAAAGCGGCATCCCACCATTGAAGATGATGTCATCATCTACTCCGGGGCCACTGTGCTCGGCGGCGATACCACCATCGGGGCACGGTCGGTTGTGGGCGGAAATGTCTGGCTTACACGCTCCATTCCACCTGATACCAAAATATTTATGGAAGAGCCCCGCCTGATTATAAAAAAGTCTGAATGA
- the cysK gene encoding cysteine synthase A: protein MNDITQACGNTPLVYLEKPSRECGAYLYAKLEYFNPLSSVKDRIGLAMIEAGMKNGQIGPDTLIVEPTSGNTGIALAFVAAIKGLKLVLTMPETMSIERQKLLRHLGAQLVLTPGQLGMKGAVAKATEMVADHDNAFMPDQFSNPANPAAHKATTGPEIWDATQGAIDIFVAGVGTGGTLSGVSDYIKAQKPGLISVAVEPADSPVLSGGEPGPHPIQGIGAGFVPANLNRDLVDRIFTVKGEEALNGAKILAKSCAILCGISSGANFHAAFQAGLEHPGKHIVFIACDTGERYISTRLFDQ from the coding sequence ATGAATGATATCACCCAGGCCTGCGGTAATACCCCCCTGGTCTACCTGGAGAAACCCTCCCGGGAATGCGGGGCATATCTTTATGCAAAATTGGAGTATTTTAACCCACTGAGCAGTGTGAAGGACCGGATTGGTCTTGCCATGATTGAGGCCGGTATGAAAAACGGACAAATCGGTCCGGACACTCTGATCGTGGAGCCCACCTCGGGCAATACCGGCATTGCCCTGGCCTTTGTGGCTGCCATAAAGGGACTCAAGCTTGTTTTGACCATGCCCGAAACCATGAGCATCGAGCGGCAGAAATTGCTGAGGCACTTAGGCGCTCAATTGGTTTTGACCCCGGGCCAACTTGGCATGAAGGGTGCTGTCGCCAAAGCAACCGAGATGGTTGCGGACCACGACAATGCCTTTATGCCGGATCAGTTTTCAAATCCTGCCAACCCGGCTGCCCACAAGGCCACCACCGGTCCTGAAATCTGGGATGCGACCCAGGGGGCAATTGATATCTTTGTGGCAGGGGTGGGTACCGGCGGTACCCTGAGCGGGGTGTCGGACTATATCAAAGCCCAGAAACCGGGGCTTATTTCCGTTGCTGTGGAACCTGCGGATTCACCGGTGCTCTCCGGCGGAGAACCCGGGCCCCACCCGATCCAGGGTATTGGCGCAGGCTTTGTACCGGCAAACCTGAATCGGGATCTGGTCGACCGGATTTTCACGGTCAAGGGGGAAGAGGCTCTGAATGGGGCTAAAATCCTTGCCAAATCATGTGCTATCCTTTGCGGGATCTCATCCGGTGCCAATTTTCATGCAGCGTTCCAGGCCGGACTTGAACATCCGGGGAAACATATTGTTTTCATCGCATGTGATACCGGCGAACGCTATATCAGTACGCGTCTGTTCGACCAGTGA